One genomic segment of Clostridium saccharoperbutylacetonicum N1-4(HMT) includes these proteins:
- a CDS encoding glutathione S-transferase C-terminal domain-containing protein, with amino-acid sequence MSDKNIVRPRPKETENEIDERGAFVRQKNHFDRAFGDGENQNPVEADRYCLIWAKGCNWSNRAAIVRELLGIDAISVNLVGRDKQEVDLGWEFVYDENNTDPILGVQFLSELYENGDPEYKGRSTVPALVDIKTKKVVNNDYHRLTNYFEVDFAAFHKKDAPDLYPEDLREEIDKFNEWLFHNVNNGVYKAAFAQSIEAYTEAYDNFYKGLDELEKRLESNRFLFGDYVTDSDVRFFVTLARFDIAYYRRLGPTRGRIVDFKNIWGYARDLYAIPAFKNNTYLRDLAESHGDTNTIFVDYNTRFWDKIDFEGLWGETHYREKLSKDPKNKLLINKKN; translated from the coding sequence ATGTCAGATAAAAATATAGTAAGACCTCGTCCTAAGGAAACAGAAAATGAAATTGACGAAAGAGGTGCTTTTGTAAGACAAAAGAATCATTTTGATAGAGCTTTCGGTGATGGAGAAAATCAAAATCCAGTTGAAGCTGATAGATATTGTTTGATTTGGGCAAAAGGATGTAATTGGTCAAATAGGGCTGCAATAGTAAGGGAATTGTTAGGTATAGATGCCATAAGTGTTAACTTGGTAGGAAGGGATAAACAAGAAGTCGATTTAGGCTGGGAATTTGTATATGACGAAAATAATACTGATCCAATTTTAGGGGTTCAATTTCTAAGTGAATTGTATGAAAATGGTGATCCTGAGTATAAAGGACGTTCAACAGTGCCAGCACTAGTAGATATTAAAACAAAAAAGGTTGTTAATAATGACTATCATAGATTGACTAATTATTTTGAAGTGGATTTTGCAGCATTTCATAAAAAAGATGCACCGGATTTATATCCAGAAGATTTAAGAGAAGAAATAGATAAATTTAATGAATGGTTATTTCATAATGTGAATAATGGTGTTTATAAAGCAGCTTTTGCTCAATCTATTGAAGCTTATACAGAAGCCTATGATAATTTTTATAAAGGTTTGGATGAACTTGAAAAGCGTCTTGAGAGTAATAGATTTCTATTTGGAGATTATGTAACAGATAGTGATGTACGCTTTTTTGTAACTTTAGCAAGGTTTGATATAGCTTATTATAGAAGGCTTGGGCCAACACGTGGACGTATAGTTGATTTTAAAAATATATGGGGGTATGCTCGTGATTTATATGCCATACCAGCCTTTAAAAATAATACGTATCTTAGAGATTTAGCAGAAAGTCACGGGGATACAAATACAATTTTTGTGGACTATAATACGCGTTTTTGGGATAAGATTGATTTTGAAGGTCTTTGGGGAGAGACTCATTATAGAGAAAAATTAAGTAAAGATCCTAAAAATAAACTTTTAATAAATAAAAAAAACTAA
- a CDS encoding transporter substrate-binding domain-containing protein — MKKRINKKLGILITVLLTLAFTMVSCGQKNDASTSKSSNGEAKKKITIATGGMPKPFSYVDSSNNVAGYDIDVVKAIFEKLPQYDISFEKTEFTSIFAGLDSGRYQIGANNFAMNEQRKQKYIYSDPIFQNQYVIAVASDNKDINSFKDLLGKKTEVNTGTNYATALENYNKNHSDKPVVINYTDADILPTLQHIESGQFDFQLIDAAMLKQYIDQYGLKIKTIKLTKEDSDLIGTPYSYLLIGKGAEGEELTKDVNKALAEVVKDGKIKEISEKYFKDDFSPKSN, encoded by the coding sequence ATGAAAAAAAGGATAAATAAAAAATTAGGAATATTAATAACTGTTTTATTAACATTAGCTTTTACAATGGTAAGTTGTGGCCAAAAAAATGATGCGAGTACTTCAAAAAGCAGTAATGGAGAAGCAAAAAAGAAAATTACAATAGCAACAGGTGGAATGCCAAAACCATTCTCTTATGTTGATAGCAGTAATAATGTGGCTGGTTATGATATTGATGTGGTAAAAGCAATTTTTGAAAAATTACCGCAATATGATATTTCATTTGAAAAGACAGAATTTACCTCAATATTTGCAGGTTTGGATTCAGGACGTTATCAAATTGGTGCAAACAATTTTGCTATGAATGAGCAACGTAAACAGAAATATATATATTCAGATCCAATATTTCAAAATCAATACGTTATTGCTGTAGCAAGTGATAATAAGGATATTAATTCATTTAAAGACCTTCTAGGAAAGAAAACGGAAGTCAATACAGGAACTAATTATGCAACTGCACTTGAAAATTATAATAAAAACCATTCCGATAAACCAGTTGTAATTAATTATACAGATGCAGATATACTGCCAACTTTGCAACATATAGAAAGTGGGCAATTTGATTTTCAATTAATTGATGCAGCAATGCTAAAGCAATACATTGACCAATATGGCTTGAAAATAAAAACTATAAAATTGACTAAAGAAGATTCGGACTTAATAGGAACTCCATACAGCTATTTATTAATAGGAAAAGGAGCAGAGGGAGAAGAGTTAACAAAAGATGTTAATAAGGCTTTAGCTGAAGTGGTTAAAGATGGAAAAATTAAAGAAATAAGTGAAAAGTATTTTAAAGATGATTTTAGTCCAAAGTCAAATTAA